The Tepidibacter aestuarii genome contains a region encoding:
- a CDS encoding HD-GYP domain-containing protein — MKLIFLSDKYVGSELAKPVYNKNGNIVLNKGGKLSNFSIKKLNGLGIYSAYVEEEGTEDIVVEDIIDVTTQLKCIMLLEEAFNSVKKNRYFDESQITNLLKEILQNLSISENTLSVSNGVRNIANSIYVHSLNVAILSAIIGINLNYNYEKIYNLTLGAFLHDIGYALSDDEQHTVKGIEVLRNSKGINVTSYIVALQHHERIDGSGYPNQQKGNDIYEFSKIVAICNEYDNLISKKGLQPFEAFEEIIGKSSTYFDENIINVFKKSIYIYPTGMEVKLSNGDVGIVCQQNKYMPMRPIVKTKNRHYNLLEELTLFIDNN; from the coding sequence ATGAAATTGATTTTTTTATCAGACAAATATGTTGGAAGTGAGTTAGCAAAACCTGTCTATAATAAAAATGGAAATATTGTATTAAATAAAGGAGGAAAACTTTCAAACTTTTCCATAAAAAAATTAAATGGACTTGGCATCTATAGTGCTTATGTTGAAGAAGAAGGAACTGAAGATATTGTAGTAGAAGATATAATCGATGTAACTACTCAATTAAAATGTATAATGCTTCTAGAAGAAGCATTTAATTCAGTTAAAAAAAATAGATATTTTGATGAATCTCAAATAACAAATTTGCTTAAAGAAATTTTACAAAACTTATCTATTTCAGAAAATACACTTTCAGTTTCTAATGGAGTAAGAAATATAGCAAATAGTATATATGTTCATAGTTTAAATGTTGCAATTCTTTCTGCTATTATAGGTATCAATTTAAACTATAATTATGAAAAAATATATAATTTAACCCTAGGTGCATTTTTACATGATATAGGGTACGCTTTAAGTGATGATGAACAGCATACAGTAAAAGGAATAGAGGTTTTAAGAAATAGTAAAGGAATAAATGTTACTTCTTATATAGTAGCACTTCAGCATCATGAACGAATAGATGGATCAGGATATCCGAATCAACAAAAAGGAAATGATATATATGAGTTTTCAAAAATAGTTGCCATATGTAATGAATATGATAATTTAATTTCAAAAAAAGGATTACAACCTTTTGAGGCTTTTGAAGAAATCATAGGAAAGTCATCTACATATTTTGACGAAAACATAATTAACGTTTTCAAAAAAAGTATATATATATATCCAACTGGTATGGAGGTTAAGCTTAGTAATGGTGATGTAGGAATAGTATGTCAGCAAAATAAATATATGCCAATGAGACCTATTGTTAAGACAAAAAATAGACATTATAATCTTTTAGAAGAATTAACTTTATTTATAGATAATAACTAA
- a CDS encoding YdcF family protein has protein sequence MKKTLIVKIIKITALILVASFIMIEGLIIVNGQEDKEYDVEYLVVLGSGLWGDVLSPTLLGRMNKALEFIENNPDTKIVVCGGQGKGENMPESQAMSDYLVLNEVDENKIIQEDKSTSTIENLKFAKKILKDLDGKKNHKIMIVTNEFHLFRSKFIAKRLGFIPYGIPSKTIPHIAPKYFIREYFAVIKSFIFDR, from the coding sequence ATGAAAAAAACATTAATAGTAAAAATAATTAAAATAACAGCTTTAATATTAGTAGCTTCTTTTATTATGATTGAAGGACTTATTATAGTTAATGGACAAGAAGATAAGGAATATGATGTTGAATATTTAGTAGTTTTAGGATCAGGTCTTTGGGGAGATGTTTTATCTCCTACATTGTTGGGTCGTATGAATAAAGCTTTAGAATTTATAGAAAATAATCCTGATACTAAAATAGTTGTTTGCGGAGGTCAAGGTAAAGGGGAAAATATGCCCGAATCTCAAGCTATGAGTGATTACTTAGTTTTAAATGAAGTAGATGAAAATAAAATTATACAAGAAGATAAATCTACAAGTACAATAGAAAATCTGAAGTTTGCAAAGAAAATTCTTAAGGATTTAGATGGTAAAAAAAATCATAAAATTATGATCGTTACAAATGAATTTCATTTATTTAGATCTAAATTTATAGCTAAAAGATTAGGATTTATTCCTTATGGTATACCATCTAAAACAATACCTCATATAGCTCCTAAGTATTTTATAAGAGAGTACTTTGCAGTAATAAAATCATTTATTTTTGATAGATAA
- a CDS encoding ABC transporter ATP-binding protein, with protein MICKLKGIYKRFDDLVVLNKLDLDINKEEIICIVGPSGCGKSTLLNIISGLIKPDKGDIVGDLDSVGYVFQEDRLLPFKTVYENIAVVGKEKNHKKIMDLIHDVGLKGFEDSYPNKLSGGMRQRCSIARAFYFNCEILLMDEPFKSLDYNLKVNMIDYLIKLWDESKNSIVFITHNIDEALLLGNRIVVLSNRPTSILKIFDVDIHQSQRSLTDKYLTYLRNQMIDLLSNEKGE; from the coding sequence ATGATTTGTAAATTGAAAGGTATATACAAAAGATTTGATGATTTAGTTGTTTTAAATAAATTGGATTTAGACATAAATAAAGAAGAAATTATTTGCATAGTAGGTCCATCAGGGTGTGGTAAATCAACACTTTTAAATATTATTTCTGGATTGATTAAGCCTGATAAAGGAGATATCGTAGGTGATTTGGATAGCGTAGGATATGTTTTTCAAGAGGATAGATTATTACCTTTTAAAACTGTTTATGAAAATATAGCTGTTGTAGGTAAGGAAAAAAATCACAAAAAGATAATGGACTTAATACATGATGTTGGACTTAAAGGATTTGAAGATTCATATCCAAATAAGCTCAGTGGCGGGATGAGACAGAGGTGTTCAATAGCTAGAGCGTTTTATTTTAATTGTGAAATACTTTTGATGGATGAGCCTTTTAAGTCGTTGGATTATAATCTCAAAGTTAACATGATAGATTATTTAATAAAATTATGGGACGAGTCTAAAAATTCAATAGTTTTTATCACTCATAATATAGATGAGGCACTTTTATTGGGAAATAGAATTGTAGTTTTATCAAATAGACCCACTAGTATTTTGAAAATTTTTGATGTTGATATTCATCAAAGTCAAAGAAGTTTAACTGATAAGTATCTTACATACTTGAGAAATCAAATGATAGATTTATTATCAAATGAGAAAGGGGAATAA
- a CDS encoding ABC transporter substrate-binding protein gives MKKTLSLMLSLIMALVLTVGCTSTDEKAKKENEPLDIKVVTPAGTPTLSMIKMFKENPSIGDNVSVSYESVKSTDLLSSKILSKEGDIFIVPTNLAANLYNKNSGYKIAASTVWGTFYLVGNEEISNWEDLKGKEIDMIGRGLTPDAIFRYLLTQNNIDPDKDLKLNYFGGASELATNFISGKSNLSLMPEPMLTKVLVKRTDSKVVMDLQEKWEKAAKLNTSYPQASLIVSEELINNHSEVVKNFLSEYEKSINWINQNPSEAGKYYEELDMGLNKVIVEKSIQRCNIDYVSANDAKEAIDNYLNVLFEYNSKLVGGKLVDEDFYYTK, from the coding sequence ATGAAAAAAACACTGAGTTTAATGCTGAGTTTAATCATGGCTTTAGTATTAACTGTAGGTTGTACAAGCACTGATGAAAAGGCAAAAAAAGAAAACGAACCTTTAGATATTAAGGTTGTTACACCTGCTGGAACACCTACTCTTAGTATGATTAAAATGTTTAAGGAAAATCCATCAATAGGTGATAATGTAAGTGTCAGTTATGAAAGCGTAAAATCAACTGATCTTTTATCTTCGAAGATATTGTCTAAGGAAGGGGATATATTTATAGTACCAACCAATTTAGCAGCCAATTTATATAATAAAAATTCTGGTTATAAGATAGCTGCATCTACTGTGTGGGGAACTTTTTATTTAGTTGGAAATGAAGAAATATCTAATTGGGAAGACCTTAAGGGAAAAGAGATAGATATGATAGGAAGAGGATTAACTCCAGATGCTATATTTAGATATTTACTTACTCAAAATAATATAGATCCGGATAAAGATTTGAAATTAAATTATTTTGGAGGGGCTTCTGAACTTGCTACAAACTTTATATCAGGAAAAAGTAATTTATCATTAATGCCTGAGCCTATGCTTACTAAGGTTTTGGTGAAAAGAACTGATAGTAAGGTTGTTATGGACTTACAAGAAAAGTGGGAAAAAGCCGCTAAGTTAAATACAAGCTATCCTCAAGCGTCTTTAATAGTTAGTGAAGAATTAATAAACAATCATTCAGAGGTTGTTAAAAATTTTTTAAGTGAGTATGAAAAATCTATAAATTGGATTAATCAAAATCCTAGTGAAGCAGGAAAGTATTATGAAGAATTAGATATGGGTCTTAATAAGGTGATAGTAGAAAAATCAATTCAAAGATGTAATATAGATTATGTGAGTGCCAATGATGCAAAAGAGGCTATAGATAATTATTTAAATGTGTTGTTTGAATACAATTCTAAGCTTGTCGGAGGTAAACTTGTAGATGAAGATTTCTATTACACAAAATAG
- a CDS encoding ABC transporter permease, with protein MKISITQNRLYTMISIVSIIVLWKFLSIWVDNPIMIPSPESTVMEFIKIIKSKNFTITVLATLTRVIIGFSISFISALILGFSSGFFKPVYYLLRPVIIIQKATPTMAIILLSIIWLKAQWAPILVGFLIIFPIIYSNVIQGIESVDIKLIEMARVYKLSQLTVMKDIYIPSIKSSLTSVASATIGLNLKVIIAAEVLSQPNVSIGTNFQMEKANLNTAGVFAWALVSIIIAGGFDLVIRVFKSYNIKHKIDCCKNSH; from the coding sequence ATGAAGATTTCTATTACACAAAATAGATTGTATACGATGATTTCCATAGTATCTATTATAGTGCTATGGAAATTTCTTTCTATATGGGTAGACAATCCCATAATGATACCGTCACCTGAAAGTACTGTTATGGAATTTATAAAAATAATTAAGTCTAAAAATTTTACAATTACAGTACTGGCTACTTTGACTAGGGTAATAATTGGGTTTTCAATATCATTTATATCAGCATTAATTCTAGGGTTTTCATCTGGATTTTTTAAACCTGTATATTATTTGTTAAGACCTGTAATAATTATTCAAAAAGCAACACCAACAATGGCGATCATACTTCTTTCTATAATATGGTTAAAGGCACAGTGGGCACCTATCTTAGTGGGATTTTTAATCATATTTCCTATTATATATTCTAATGTTATACAAGGAATTGAAAGTGTTGATATAAAGCTTATAGAGATGGCTAGGGTTTATAAATTAAGTCAGTTAACTGTTATGAAGGATATATATATACCATCTATAAAATCTTCTTTAACATCTGTTGCATCAGCTACTATAGGTCTTAATTTAAAGGTGATAATAGCAGCTGAGGTTTTGAGTCAACCCAATGTTTCTATTGGAACGAATTTCCAAATGGAAAAAGCGAACTTAAATACCGCTGGAGTATTTGCATGGGCTCTAGTTAGTATAATTATTGCTGGAGGTTTTGATTTAGTAATAAGAGTATTTAAGAGCTATAACATAAAACATAAAATAGACTGTTGCAAAAATTCTCATTAA
- a CDS encoding aminopeptidase P family protein, with the protein MNIVDRVNKLRKLMKEHNIDAYIVPSDDSHQSEYVGDYFKCREFISGFTGSAGTVVVTQDEAGLWTDGRYFIQAANQLEGSKIKLFKMGEEGVPNVEDYLYESMKKESTLGFDGKVVSAKVGDGLKEKLSDKNIKISYEYDLIDKVWDDRPKLSDKKAFLLDMKYAGESSSSKLSRLRENMKQKDVTTHIIATLEDIAWLLNIRGDDVKYNPVVLSYCIVRLDEAFLFVDENKLNDEILKELNDVNINILPYNAVYEFIKNIDENERVLLDKANINYAILNSIPKGIKIINDFNPIMFFKAKKNDIELKNIKNSHIKDGVAFTKFMYWLKNNIGKIDITEMSATEKIEELRRQQDGFIQPSFSTIAGYKEHAAMMHYSATKDTDYKLQKEHLFLIDSGGHYIDGTTDITRTIALGDLSDELKTHFTAVLRGMINLSMAKFLYGVRGYNLDILARTPIWNLGIDYKCGTGHGVGYLLNIHESPNGFRWYIAPHIFDSAVLEEGMLTTNEPGIYIEGSHGIRIENELIVKKAEKNESGQFMEFEVATFAPIDLDAIDVEQLNKSERDYLNKYHELVYNTLSDYLDDDERKWLREYTKSV; encoded by the coding sequence ATGAATATAGTAGATAGAGTAAATAAACTTAGAAAATTAATGAAGGAGCATAATATTGATGCTTACATAGTACCATCAGATGATAGCCATCAAAGTGAGTACGTAGGAGATTATTTTAAGTGCAGGGAATTTATTTCTGGATTTACAGGTTCAGCTGGAACTGTAGTAGTAACTCAAGATGAAGCAGGTCTTTGGACTGATGGAAGATATTTCATACAAGCTGCTAATCAATTAGAAGGAAGTAAAATAAAATTATTCAAAATGGGTGAAGAAGGTGTCCCTAATGTAGAAGATTATTTATATGAATCTATGAAAAAAGAATCTACGTTGGGATTTGATGGAAAAGTAGTGTCTGCCAAAGTAGGGGATGGATTAAAAGAGAAGTTAAGTGATAAAAATATTAAAATATCTTATGAATATGATTTGATTGATAAGGTATGGGATGATAGACCAAAATTATCAGATAAAAAGGCATTTTTACTAGATATGAAGTATGCAGGAGAGAGCAGTAGTTCTAAATTATCTAGATTAAGAGAAAATATGAAACAAAAGGATGTAACTACTCACATTATAGCTACATTAGAGGATATAGCGTGGCTATTGAATATAAGAGGCGATGATGTAAAGTACAATCCCGTAGTACTTTCTTATTGTATAGTTAGATTGGATGAAGCGTTTTTATTTGTTGATGAGAATAAATTAAATGATGAGATATTAAAAGAGTTAAATGATGTAAATATAAATATATTACCATATAATGCTGTTTATGAGTTCATAAAGAATATAGATGAGAATGAACGTGTATTACTAGATAAAGCAAATATTAATTATGCAATTTTAAATAGCATACCTAAAGGTATAAAAATTATAAATGATTTCAACCCAATCATGTTCTTTAAAGCTAAAAAAAATGATATAGAATTAAAGAATATCAAAAATAGCCACATTAAAGATGGAGTAGCTTTTACAAAATTTATGTATTGGCTGAAAAATAATATTGGGAAAATAGATATAACAGAAATGAGTGCAACTGAGAAAATAGAAGAATTAAGAAGACAGCAGGATGGATTTATACAGCCAAGCTTTAGTACTATAGCAGGTTATAAAGAACATGCAGCTATGATGCACTATAGTGCTACAAAGGATACGGATTATAAACTTCAAAAAGAGCATTTGTTCTTGATAGATTCAGGTGGACATTATATTGATGGAACTACAGATATAACTAGGACTATAGCGTTAGGTGATTTAAGTGATGAATTAAAAACACATTTTACTGCTGTTTTAAGAGGTATGATAAATTTATCTATGGCAAAGTTTTTATATGGTGTTAGGGGATATAATCTAGATATATTAGCTAGAACTCCTATATGGAATTTAGGCATAGATTATAAATGTGGAACAGGACATGGAGTAGGATATTTACTGAATATACATGAGTCTCCTAATGGATTTAGATGGTATATAGCTCCTCATATATTTGACAGTGCAGTACTTGAAGAAGGAATGTTGACAACTAATGAACCTGGTATATACATAGAAGGCTCACATGGAATTAGGATAGAAAATGAGCTTATAGTTAAAAAGGCAGAGAAGAATGAGTCTGGACAATTTATGGAGTTTGAAGTAGCTACATTTGCACCTATAGATTTAGATGCTATAGATGTAGAACAGTTAAATAAAAGTGAGAGAGATTATTTAAATAAATATCACGAATTAGTGTACAACACTTTATCGGATTATTTAGATGATGACGAAAGAAAATGGTTAAGAGAATATACCAAGAGTGTGTAA
- a CDS encoding DUF1343 domain-containing protein → MKTFFAFLISLSMAFSNPVEQPKDNKVVLGNERLTSEYSQLIDSKNIGVITNQTGVDSLGQKTYEKLYNYENTNLVGIYTPEHGLDGLTPAGKYVKSYTDPNMNIPVYSLYGKTRMPSEDMLKGVDVLVFDIQDIGSRTYTYISTLNYCMIAAQKYNKQIIVLDRPNPIGANKVEGFVLEDKYKSFVGIDNLPMSHGMTAGELAKFFNRNIGANLTVIPMLNYSRDMIYQDTNLPWVMTSPNIPTIESAFGYMATGIGEGTGIGQGDKFTWIGGKGIDSNKFAELLNNSNLEGIEFIPENKGDKGGVRLNVTDYRKFNPCKVGTYALTYAHDLTNFKVPKSGKYIIMFEKIMGTSRYGEMLELGYTPEKIVNSYQEDLNMFKVEREKYLIY, encoded by the coding sequence ATGAAGACTTTTTTTGCTTTTTTAATTTCACTATCTATGGCTTTCTCAAATCCGGTAGAGCAACCAAAAGATAATAAGGTTGTTTTAGGGAATGAAAGGTTAACAAGTGAATACAGTCAGTTAATAGATTCAAAAAATATAGGGGTTATAACTAATCAAACTGGGGTTGATAGTCTTGGTCAAAAAACTTATGAGAAGCTCTATAATTATGAAAATACTAATCTAGTAGGAATTTATACTCCGGAGCATGGACTAGATGGATTAACTCCAGCTGGTAAATATGTAAAATCATATACAGATCCGAATATGAATATTCCTGTATACAGTTTGTATGGGAAAACTAGAATGCCAAGTGAGGACATGCTTAAAGGTGTAGATGTTTTAGTTTTTGATATACAAGATATAGGATCTAGAACCTATACATATATTTCTACTTTGAATTACTGCATGATAGCAGCTCAAAAGTACAACAAACAAATAATAGTTCTTGATAGACCAAATCCTATAGGGGCTAATAAGGTTGAAGGGTTTGTTCTTGAGGATAAGTATAAATCATTTGTTGGAATAGATAATCTTCCTATGTCACATGGAATGACTGCTGGAGAACTAGCTAAGTTTTTTAATAGAAATATTGGAGCTAATTTAACTGTTATACCTATGCTAAATTACAGTAGAGATATGATATATCAGGATACTAATTTGCCATGGGTTATGACTTCTCCTAATATACCTACTATAGAATCTGCTTTTGGATATATGGCAACTGGTATTGGTGAAGGAACAGGAATAGGTCAAGGAGATAAGTTTACTTGGATAGGTGGAAAAGGGATAGATAGTAATAAGTTTGCTGAACTCTTAAATAATTCAAACCTTGAAGGCATAGAGTTTATACCTGAGAATAAAGGGGACAAGGGTGGAGTAAGACTAAATGTAACGGATTATCGTAAATTTAACCCTTGTAAGGTTGGTACATATGCTTTAACATATGCACATGATCTAACGAATTTTAAAGTTCCAAAGAGCGGTAAGTACATAATTATGTTTGAAAAAATAATGGGAACTTCAAGATACGGTGAGATGCTTGAATTAGGATATACTCCTGAGAAGATAGTTAATTCTTATCAAGAGGATTTGAATATGTTTAAGGTGGAAAGAGAGAAATATTTAATTTATTAG
- a CDS encoding SpoIIE family protein phosphatase yields the protein MKKIKFTSKVRVKITFAMILCSLITALLISSISVFINYKFTKREIYEKLTLLSQSHSNDFNSDLKSIENSVDIISQYISATFDMDEFNKKHDYYINEYEQNMNLIIKKVAQISNKDEGINIKSGIEAIYFTFNPELTEDVHEIWYADKEGNGVLEKLDSDSDPNDPYIEWFYPENKEMNWYYDPIKKKKGIWIEPYDETDLGINIISYTKAIFKDNILLGVVGIDINTNQMRNTIKNIKIYDSGYAFLMNENHNFLIHSNFDINDNLKLVHKGKMKFLSEEINKEDSGVIEYKRNKKGEILGYSYLNNNWILAFVVPTSEVYSSMNIQIILTIIIVFLSICMVILIALYIGKTISKPILKITYLIKNTSNFNFDDDTCLNNLIENKDEIGVMAKEVFNMRKILKETGVHKAARVQMRYLQKEFPLYNKANMGVLYVPAKTVSGDFYHIEVIDDDFVVGVMCDVSGKGVSAALSTSAFNVLFHEAILDNQNPIDILNDLNKRVDEFFEQTYIAACCFSLDFKNNIANIAGAGISQFMYASDKEYCQQKIVKGPFLGMFEDSKFDQDIIQFKSGDKFYFFTDGLDFIVDNEKINKDLIEMVNSSDRINFLKDNLESIQADNRFIVDDCTLIEIEIK from the coding sequence ATGAAAAAAATAAAATTTACTAGTAAAGTCAGAGTGAAAATAACATTTGCTATGATTTTGTGTTCTTTAATTACTGCATTATTGATAAGTAGCATAAGTGTATTCATTAATTATAAATTCACCAAAAGAGAAATTTATGAAAAATTAACATTACTTTCACAAAGTCATTCTAATGATTTTAATAGTGATCTGAAATCGATTGAAAACTCTGTAGATATAATTAGCCAGTATATTAGTGCAACGTTTGACATGGATGAATTTAATAAAAAGCATGATTATTATATAAACGAATATGAACAAAATATGAACTTGATAATAAAAAAAGTTGCACAGATTTCAAATAAAGATGAAGGGATAAATATAAAGAGTGGAATAGAAGCGATTTATTTTACTTTTAATCCAGAACTTACAGAAGATGTACATGAGATTTGGTATGCTGATAAAGAAGGAAATGGAGTTTTAGAAAAATTAGATTCAGATTCAGATCCAAATGACCCATATATAGAATGGTTTTACCCTGAAAACAAAGAAATGAATTGGTACTATGATCCTATAAAGAAGAAAAAAGGTATATGGATCGAGCCTTATGATGAAACTGATTTAGGAATAAATATAATTTCCTATACAAAAGCAATATTTAAAGACAATATTTTACTTGGGGTTGTAGGTATAGATATTAATACAAATCAAATGAGAAATACTATCAAAAACATAAAAATATACGATAGTGGATATGCTTTTTTGATGAATGAAAATCATAATTTTTTAATTCATTCTAATTTTGATATAAATGATAACTTGAAATTAGTACATAAAGGGAAAATGAAATTTTTATCAGAAGAAATAAACAAAGAAGATTCAGGTGTTATAGAATATAAACGAAATAAAAAAGGTGAAATATTAGGTTATTCTTATTTGAATAATAATTGGATTTTAGCCTTTGTAGTACCAACGAGTGAAGTTTATTCATCAATGAATATACAAATAATTTTGACTATCATAATAGTATTTTTATCAATTTGTATGGTTATTTTGATAGCGTTATATATAGGAAAAACAATTTCAAAACCTATTTTAAAAATAACATATTTAATTAAAAACACATCTAATTTTAATTTTGATGATGATACTTGTTTAAACAATTTAATTGAAAATAAAGATGAAATAGGTGTAATGGCAAAAGAAGTATTTAATATGAGAAAAATATTAAAAGAAACAGGTGTTCATAAAGCTGCTAGAGTTCAGATGAGATATTTACAAAAAGAATTTCCACTCTATAATAAAGCTAATATGGGTGTACTATATGTTCCAGCGAAAACAGTTAGTGGTGATTTTTATCATATAGAAGTTATAGATGATGATTTTGTTGTAGGGGTAATGTGTGATGTAAGTGGAAAAGGTGTTAGTGCAGCACTTAGTACATCCGCTTTTAATGTTTTATTTCACGAAGCTATATTAGATAATCAAAATCCTATTGATATACTAAATGATTTAAACAAAAGAGTAGATGAATTTTTTGAACAAACATATATTGCAGCTTGTTGCTTTAGTTTGGACTTTAAAAATAATATAGCAAATATAGCTGGAGCGGGGATAAGTCAATTTATGTATGCTTCAGATAAAGAATATTGTCAACAAAAAATAGTTAAAGGTCCATTTTTAGGAATGTTTGAAGACAGTAAATTTGATCAAGATATAATTCAGTTTAAGTCAGGTGATAAATTTTATTTTTTCACAGATGGTTTGGATTTTATAGTAGACAATGAAAAAATAAACAAAGATTTAATTGAAATGGTTAATAGTAGTGACCGAATAAACTTTTTAAAGGATAACTTAGAATCTATACAAGCTGATAATAGGTTTATAGTAGATGATTGTACTTTAATTGAAATTGAAATAAAGTGA
- a CDS encoding SpoIIE family protein phosphatase — MNLERVLNGIRDIIAENDLNLERVLNGIEDIIGVYKPDNTILFYNEAGCDFFKKSYKEVKGKKCYVMRNRNKKCTNCLCEEAIKTKRITQGEKYIPEINKYIEYRYNPVLDNSGKVIFIVEQLRDVTEEKSLENILKESEERYRQIVDISPDAIIITVDGELVLANKEALKYHNNLIGKSIYKYSPDFAKTMYTRMNQILKNKIKKTTFDYKIVLSDNKKIDVEICSSYLVYKGKPAILSIIRDITERKRELNSAAKIQKELLKKPFPLMDKAHMETLYIPSKTVSGDFFYTHKVNEDLIVGIIGDVSGKGVTAALNISAFNVLFNEEVLINDDPSKIVKSLNKKVAKYLGERYIAVCCFSFDFKKKEAKIVGAGINQFIYHDDKCNIKNRIVRGPFLGMFEDSEFDEKIINFKSGNKFYFFTDGLDFIFDNDEIKERYFKSSTITELKKRIESDLKNMLTDVDGIKDDCTLLALEIK; from the coding sequence TTGAATTTAGAAAGAGTGTTAAATGGTATTAGAGATATTATAGCTGAAAATGATTTGAATTTAGAAAGAGTATTAAATGGAATCGAAGATATTATAGGTGTATATAAGCCTGATAATACAATTTTGTTTTATAATGAAGCGGGGTGTGATTTCTTTAAAAAAAGTTATAAAGAAGTTAAGGGTAAAAAATGTTATGTGATGCGTAATAGAAATAAAAAATGTACTAATTGTCTTTGTGAAGAAGCAATTAAAACTAAGCGAATAACACAGGGAGAAAAATATATTCCAGAAATCAATAAATACATAGAATATAGATACAATCCTGTATTAGATAATTCAGGAAAAGTGATATTTATTGTTGAACAATTAAGGGATGTTACCGAGGAAAAAAGTCTTGAGAATATACTTAAAGAAAGTGAAGAAAGATATAGACAAATTGTTGATATATCTCCAGATGCTATAATTATTACGGTAGATGGAGAGCTTGTTTTAGCAAATAAAGAGGCTTTGAAATACCATAATAATCTTATTGGAAAAAGTATATATAAATATTCTCCTGATTTTGCAAAAACTATGTATACAAGAATGAATCAAATATTAAAAAATAAAATAAAAAAGACTACATTTGATTATAAAATTGTTCTTAGCGATAATAAAAAAATAGATGTAGAAATATGTTCGAGCTATTTAGTATATAAAGGTAAACCAGCTATTCTTTCTATTATTAGAGATATTACAGAAAGAAAAAGAGAATTAAATTCTGCTGCCAAGATACAAAAGGAGCTTTTAAAAAAGCCATTTCCTCTTATGGATAAAGCACATATGGAGACTCTTTATATACCATCAAAAACAGTTAGTGGAGATTTTTTTTATACCCACAAAGTAAATGAAGATTTAATTGTTGGAATAATTGGAGATGTAAGTGGCAAAGGAGTTACAGCTGCTCTTAACATATCTGCATTTAATGTGTTGTTTAATGAAGAAGTATTGATTAATGATGATCCTTCTAAAATAGTAAAGAGTTTAAATAAAAAGGTAGCTAAGTATTTAGGTGAAAGGTACATAGCAGTATGCTGTTTTAGTTTTGATTTTAAAAAGAAGGAAGCGAAGATAGTAGGTGCTGGAATTAATCAATTTATATATCATGATGATAAATGTAATATTAAAAACAGAATTGTTAGAGGTCCATTTCTAGGTATGTTTGAAGATAGTGAATTTGATGAAAAGATAATTAATTTTAAATCAGGTAATAAATTTTATTTTTTTACAGATGGTTTGGACTTTATATTTGATAATGATGAAATAAAAGAGCGATATTTTAAAAGTAGTACAATAACTGAATTAAAGAAGCGAATTGAAAGTGATTTGAAAAATATGTTAACTGATGTAGATGGAATAAAAGATGATTGTACATTACTTGCATTAGAAATAAAATAG
- a CDS encoding ATP-binding protein, whose amino-acid sequence MRIKQNEFILYGLDNYKQVIDNVINDLDILNDCFDIKLLLTEALTNAFKHGNNSDNDKPIYLRYICNDINIQFEIEDCGNDFKSLSIPNELSYENLLSDCGRGLFLINCIADKIEFKGNRLVIQKYLSVI is encoded by the coding sequence GTGAGAATAAAACAAAATGAATTCATTTTATATGGATTAGATAATTATAAACAGGTTATTGATAATGTTATTAATGACCTAGATATTTTAAATGATTGTTTTGACATTAAATTACTACTTACAGAAGCTTTAACAAATGCTTTTAAGCACGGAAATAATAGTGATAATGATAAACCTATATATTTAAGATATATTTGCAATGATATAAATATACAATTTGAAATAGAGGACTGTGGGAATGACTTCAAAAGCTTAAGCATTCCAAATGAATTATCATATGAAAACTTATTGAGTGATTGTGGAAGAGGCTTATTTCTTATAAATTGTATTGCAGATAAAATTGAATTTAAAGGTAATAGATTAGTTATACAAAAATATTTAAGTGTTATATAA